Proteins encoded within one genomic window of Mycolicibacterium monacense:
- a CDS encoding SDR family NAD(P)-dependent oxidoreductase, producing the protein MTTDLTGRVALVTGAAQGMGAAHARRLAAAGATVALNDIRDGAALTTLAQELGGLSLPGDVSDPDECVRLAAAVVEQTGGLDVLVANHAYMTMAPLLEHDDADWWKVVDTNLGGTFFLVQAVLPHMRAAGAGRIVVISSEWGLTGWPDATAYCAAKSGLISLVKTLGRELAPEHIIVNAVAPGVTDTPQLQVDADAAGVDLATIHRRYAAEIPLGRIGSPGEVSAAVELLSDFTMDAVVGQVISCNGGSTRGRA; encoded by the coding sequence ATGACCACCGATCTGACCGGACGTGTCGCGCTGGTCACCGGGGCGGCCCAGGGGATGGGCGCCGCGCACGCCCGCCGCCTCGCAGCCGCGGGAGCCACCGTGGCACTCAACGACATTCGTGACGGCGCTGCGCTGACCACACTGGCGCAGGAGCTTGGCGGCCTCAGTCTGCCCGGCGACGTGTCCGACCCGGATGAATGCGTGCGCCTCGCGGCCGCGGTCGTGGAGCAGACCGGAGGCCTCGACGTCCTCGTCGCCAACCACGCCTACATGACCATGGCGCCGCTGCTCGAACACGACGACGCCGACTGGTGGAAGGTGGTGGACACCAACCTCGGTGGCACGTTCTTCCTCGTGCAGGCGGTGTTGCCGCACATGCGCGCCGCAGGCGCGGGGCGCATCGTCGTGATCTCCAGCGAATGGGGGCTGACGGGCTGGCCGGACGCCACCGCGTACTGCGCCGCGAAATCCGGGCTGATCTCGTTGGTCAAGACGTTGGGCCGCGAACTGGCCCCGGAGCACATCATCGTCAACGCCGTCGCACCGGGGGTGACCGACACCCCGCAGTTGCAGGTCGACGCCGACGCCGCCGGGGTGGACCTCGCGACCATTCATCGGCGATATGCGGCGGAGATCCCGTTGGGTCGCATCGGATCACCCGGCGAGGTGTCGGCAGCGGTCGAGCTGCTCTCCGATTTCACCATGGACGCGGTTGTCGGACAGGTGATCTCCTGCAACGGCGGCTCGACGAGGGGGAGGGCATGA
- a CDS encoding SDR family NAD(P)-dependent oxidoreductase: MSDAVALVTGGASGIGAAVVDALAKRGYTVGCLDRNPAPNVEHAVVVDISDGRAVDAAVAQLRERLGPVSVVVNSAGHYEMVPVADISPEAWRTMLRVHLGGLVNVARSCLPDLLETRGTLVAITSELAVGGGDGDAHYAAAKGAVIGLVRSLAAEVAARGVRVNAVAPGPTDTPLLAADNPCRTPQYLASLPLRRLTTPQEVARCVEYLVCDATFSVGDVVNVNAGAVI, translated from the coding sequence ATGAGTGATGCCGTCGCCCTGGTCACCGGCGGTGCCAGTGGTATCGGCGCCGCGGTGGTCGACGCACTGGCGAAGCGCGGTTACACCGTCGGCTGCCTGGACCGTAACCCCGCACCCAACGTCGAACATGCTGTCGTTGTGGACATTTCAGATGGGCGTGCGGTCGACGCCGCGGTGGCACAGCTGCGCGAGCGGCTCGGTCCGGTCAGCGTGGTGGTGAACTCCGCCGGTCATTACGAGATGGTCCCGGTCGCCGACATCTCCCCCGAGGCGTGGCGCACGATGCTGCGCGTGCACCTCGGCGGGTTGGTCAACGTCGCACGCTCCTGCCTGCCCGACCTGCTGGAGACCCGCGGCACCCTGGTGGCGATCACCAGCGAGCTGGCGGTCGGAGGAGGCGACGGCGACGCGCACTACGCCGCGGCCAAGGGTGCGGTCATCGGCCTGGTTCGCAGCCTGGCCGCCGAGGTGGCCGCCCGCGGTGTACGGGTCAACGCGGTGGCGCCCGGACCTACCGACACCCCGTTGCTCGCCGCCGACAATCCCTGCCGGACACCGCAATATCTGGCTTCACTGCCGCTGCGGCGGCTCACCACACCGCAAGAGGTCGCCCGCTGCGTCGAATACCTGGTCTGCGACGCGACGTTCAGCGTCGGTGACGTGGTCAACGTCAACGCCGGAGCCGTCATATGA
- a CDS encoding APC family permease — translation MSSSIAEQPQQLRREFSLWSAFAFAFAFISPIVALYGIFGLALSAAGPSFWWGFLLVFAGQFLVALVFATLVSRWPLEGSIYQWSRRLLGTTYGWFAGWVYMWTLVIAMATVALGAAGFIANIIGLEEPSGGTLALIALVILLAGTAVNLVGRGALKIFMIGSIIAEVIGSVVLGTWLLLFHRENSLSVLFEGGGADTGTLAYLTGPFMLAVAFIGWSFVGFESAGSIAEEVHEPRRDLPKAVLFSLAFIAIVVAYSSLAIILAIPDLGAVADGTVADPVYDTLTTALGAGVAKPVEVLFVIGFLASFLALQTSASRVIWAYARDGALPAAGVLVRLRGKARIPVVAILVTTVVGAALFLLSIVAGDVYSLMVNFTAGGFYLAFLFPLVGFLVVMLRRAWTPGAFSLGRATLPIALIAVVWAALQFLNIAWPRVAFEQRYLDWSVWIGVAVLGVLGALLLAGVRSRILASEVIDDAEVRDELADTHE, via the coding sequence ATGTCGTCCTCGATCGCCGAGCAGCCCCAACAGCTGCGTCGCGAGTTCTCGCTGTGGTCGGCGTTCGCCTTCGCGTTCGCCTTCATCTCCCCGATCGTCGCCCTCTACGGCATCTTCGGTCTGGCGCTCTCTGCAGCGGGTCCGAGTTTCTGGTGGGGCTTCCTGCTGGTGTTCGCCGGCCAGTTCCTCGTCGCGCTGGTGTTCGCGACGCTGGTGTCGCGGTGGCCGCTGGAGGGGTCGATCTACCAGTGGTCACGCCGGCTCCTCGGCACCACCTACGGGTGGTTCGCCGGCTGGGTCTACATGTGGACGCTGGTCATCGCGATGGCCACCGTCGCCCTGGGCGCGGCGGGCTTCATCGCCAACATCATCGGGCTGGAGGAGCCCTCGGGAGGAACGCTCGCGCTGATCGCGCTGGTGATCCTGCTGGCGGGCACCGCGGTGAACCTGGTCGGGCGGGGCGCGCTGAAGATCTTCATGATCGGCAGCATCATCGCCGAGGTGATCGGGTCGGTGGTGCTCGGCACCTGGCTGCTGCTGTTCCACCGGGAGAACTCACTGTCGGTGCTGTTCGAGGGCGGCGGCGCCGACACCGGCACACTGGCCTATCTGACCGGGCCCTTCATGCTGGCGGTGGCGTTCATCGGGTGGTCGTTCGTCGGGTTCGAGAGCGCGGGGTCCATCGCCGAAGAGGTCCACGAGCCGCGCCGGGACCTCCCCAAGGCGGTGCTGTTCTCGCTGGCGTTCATCGCGATCGTGGTGGCCTACTCCAGCCTCGCGATCATCCTGGCGATCCCGGATCTCGGTGCGGTGGCCGACGGCACCGTGGCCGACCCGGTGTACGACACCCTGACCACCGCGCTGGGTGCGGGCGTCGCCAAACCGGTCGAGGTGCTGTTCGTCATCGGCTTCCTCGCCAGCTTCCTCGCGCTGCAGACCTCGGCCTCGCGGGTCATCTGGGCCTACGCCCGCGACGGCGCCCTGCCGGCGGCGGGGGTGCTGGTCCGGCTGCGGGGTAAGGCGCGCATCCCGGTGGTGGCGATCCTCGTCACCACGGTGGTCGGCGCGGCCCTGTTCCTGCTCAGCATCGTCGCCGGTGACGTCTACTCGCTCATGGTGAACTTCACGGCGGGCGGTTTCTACCTGGCGTTCCTGTTCCCGCTGGTGGGTTTCCTCGTGGTGATGCTGCGTCGCGCGTGGACACCGGGCGCCTTCTCGCTGGGCCGCGCGACGCTCCCGATCGCGCTGATCGCGGTGGTGTGGGCGGCGCTGCAGTTCCTCAACATCGCGTGGCCGCGTGTGGCTTTCGAACAGCGCTACCTCGACTGGTCGGTGTGGATCGGCGTGGCCGTGCTGGGCGTGCTCGGCGCGCTGCTGCTGGCCGGCGTCCGCTCCCGCATCCTCGCCAGCGAGGTCATCGACGACGCAGAGGTTCGCGACGAACTCGCCGACACCCATGAGTGA